One Tissierellales bacterium DNA segment encodes these proteins:
- the noc gene encoding nucleoid occlusion protein: MEQSGKVVIYIDIDQIKANRFQPRKTFSDNALSELAESIKAYGVLQPISVRECEDGKFELIAGERRLRASKIADIGRIPALVVDIDDEASAALALIENLQREDLNFLEEAQGYRNLIDQYEFTQKALATKIGKSQSAIANKLRILKLSDDVLDICLENNLSERHARALLRLPGKKDRLMAVEKIVKQDLTVKKSERLIADMLEAMNETDGKVDKQTIKALINYRIYLNTLKRACKEITDTGLNVDYKEVEKDDCIEVIVKLPKNR; the protein is encoded by the coding sequence ATGGAACAATCAGGAAAAGTAGTTATTTATATCGATATAGATCAAATAAAGGCGAATAGATTTCAGCCTAGAAAAACATTTTCTGACAATGCTCTTAGTGAATTAGCAGAATCAATAAAGGCATATGGAGTACTTCAACCTATAAGTGTTAGAGAATGTGAGGACGGCAAGTTTGAACTAATAGCTGGTGAGAGAAGACTTCGTGCATCAAAGATAGCTGACATTGGTAGAATTCCTGCCTTGGTTGTAGATATTGATGATGAAGCAAGTGCTGCACTGGCACTTATAGAAAACTTGCAAAGAGAAGATTTAAACTTCTTGGAAGAGGCTCAAGGGTATAGAAATCTTATCGATCAATATGAATTTACTCAAAAGGCATTGGCTACTAAAATTGGCAAGAGTCAATCTGCAATAGCAAATAAACTTAGAATTCTGAAATTAAGTGATGATGTACTTGATATATGTCTTGAAAATAATTTATCGGAGAGACATGCGAGAGCTCTATTAAGATTACCCGGGAAAAAAGATAGACTTATGGCTGTAGAAAAAATAGTAAAGCAAGACCTCACAGTTAAGAAAAGTGAGAGACTAATAGCCGATATGCTTGAAGCCATGAACGAAACCGACGGTAAAGTAGATAAGCAAACTATAAAAGCACTTATTAATTATAGAATCTATCTGAATACCTTGAAGAGAGCATGTAAAGAAATAACTGATACTGGACTTAACGTAGATTATAAAGAAGTTGAAAAGGACGATTGCATAGAGGTAATTGTGAAATTGCCCAAAAATAGATAG